From a single Collibacillus ludicampi genomic region:
- the kynU gene encoding kynureninase → MSDQIFDPSYECALRLDKQDELSSFRDEFYIKEGTIYLDGNSLGLLSRRAEKSLLDVLESWKQFGINGWMEGKYPWFYLSERLGKMTAPLIGALPEEVIVTGSTTVNIHQVVATFYEPKGKRTKILADELTFPTDIYALQSQLKLKGYDPEEHLVRVKSRDGRILEEEDMISAMTDEIALILLPSVLYRSGQILDMKRLTEEAHKRHILIGFDCCHSIGSIPHAFDEWGVDFAVWCNYKYLNAGPGSVAGLYINKKHFNRTPGLTGWFGSRKDKQFDMEHTLTPAENAGAFQLGTPHLLSIAPLIGSLEIFADAGIDRLRQKSLQLTRYMMFLISHELGKYGFTVGNPLEDHRRGGHIFLEHEEAARICKALKANGVIPDFRAPNGIRLAPVPLYNTYEDVWNAVRIIREIMETDQYKKFENTRDVVA, encoded by the coding sequence ATGAGTGACCAAATCTTTGATCCTTCTTATGAATGTGCTCTTCGATTAGATAAGCAGGATGAATTATCATCATTTCGGGATGAATTTTATATAAAGGAGGGAACGATTTATTTGGATGGAAACTCACTCGGATTGCTTTCCAGAAGAGCTGAAAAATCACTGCTTGATGTACTCGAGTCATGGAAGCAGTTTGGGATTAACGGGTGGATGGAGGGCAAATATCCGTGGTTTTATTTGTCTGAGCGATTAGGGAAAATGACCGCTCCTTTAATCGGAGCTTTGCCTGAAGAAGTGATTGTAACCGGTTCCACGACAGTGAACATTCATCAAGTCGTTGCGACTTTTTACGAACCCAAAGGCAAGCGGACGAAAATTCTCGCCGATGAATTGACTTTTCCTACAGATATTTACGCCTTACAAAGCCAACTCAAACTAAAAGGGTATGATCCGGAGGAACATCTCGTTCGGGTTAAAAGTCGTGACGGCCGCATACTCGAGGAAGAAGATATGATTTCTGCGATGACCGATGAAATCGCTTTGATCCTTTTGCCGAGTGTCCTGTACCGTAGTGGACAAATCCTGGATATGAAACGTTTGACAGAGGAAGCTCACAAACGCCATATTCTTATCGGTTTTGATTGTTGTCATTCCATCGGCTCCATCCCGCATGCATTCGATGAATGGGGAGTGGATTTCGCTGTCTGGTGCAATTATAAATATTTGAACGCCGGTCCGGGAAGCGTAGCCGGTTTATACATCAACAAAAAACATTTTAACCGTACACCTGGGCTCACAGGTTGGTTTGGGTCCCGCAAGGACAAACAATTTGACATGGAACATACACTGACTCCAGCCGAAAACGCTGGCGCTTTTCAACTCGGTACGCCACATCTGTTAAGTATCGCTCCTTTAATCGGTTCTTTAGAAATCTTCGCAGATGCAGGCATCGATCGCTTACGTCAAAAATCTCTTCAACTTACACGCTATATGATGTTTCTGATCTCACACGAATTAGGAAAATATGGATTTACCGTAGGAAATCCGCTTGAAGATCATCGGCGTGGCGGTCACATCTTTTTAGAGCATGAGGAAGCGGCACGGATTTGCAAAGCTTTAAAAGCAAACGGAGTGATTCCGGATTTCCGTGCACCGAACGGCATTCGTCTAGCCCCAGTGCCTCTCTACAATACGTACGAGGATGTTTGGAATGCGGTGAGAATTATTAGAGAAATCATGGAAACTGATCAATATAAAAAATTTGAAAATACTAGAGATGTTGTGGCTTAA
- the kynB gene encoding arylformamidase — protein MEWFDISQPLNKNIAVWPGDTPFSFELSCTKEHSGSVNIGKLTMSTHTGTHIDAPFHFDHEGRKVLDLDIHIYIGPARVIDVSNYDSIGAKELSAYDLEGVSRLLLRTSSSSNPHRFPETITSLRADIAPFLQEKGVRLIGVDVPSVDPLDSKELPAHHALFKHGIHILENLMLHHVEPGMYELIALPLALEEADASPVRAVLKPISTKE, from the coding sequence ATGGAGTGGTTTGATATTTCGCAACCTTTAAACAAAAATATTGCCGTTTGGCCCGGTGACACGCCATTCTCGTTTGAGCTCTCCTGTACGAAAGAACATAGCGGTTCCGTTAATATCGGAAAGTTGACAATGAGCACGCACACAGGGACTCATATTGATGCTCCGTTTCACTTTGATCATGAAGGCCGTAAGGTACTTGATTTAGATATTCATATTTATATTGGGCCTGCGCGAGTCATTGACGTATCAAACTATGACAGCATTGGGGCAAAAGAACTTTCCGCTTATGATTTGGAAGGTGTAAGCCGACTGCTCCTCCGGACTTCTTCGTCTTCGAATCCTCATCGATTCCCGGAGACGATTACAAGTTTACGAGCGGATATCGCACCGTTTCTTCAAGAAAAAGGAGTGCGGTTGATCGGTGTTGATGTCCCGTCTGTAGATCCTCTTGATAGTAAGGAACTGCCCGCCCATCATGCGCTGTTCAAACACGGGATTCATATTTTAGAAAATCTTATGCTTCACCATGTAGAACCGGGTATGTATGAACTGATTGCTCTGCCGTTGGCACTCGAAGAAGCGGATGCCAGTCCGGTGCGCGCTGTGCTAAAACCCATTTCAACAAAAGAATGA
- the kynA gene encoding tryptophan 2,3-dioxygenase produces the protein MTENHLHAKEKWFEEKGIHTDFQNRMTYGEYLCLDKILSSQKRLSGHHDEMLFIIIHQVSELWMKLILHEIKAATDSIQKGNLSAAFKMLARVSKIQSQIIESWDVLSTLTPTEYMEFRDKLGQASGFQSYQYRMIEFALGYKTHHILEIYKKDQELYDRLNEALHAPSLYDVSIQALSKAGFEIHPRVLHRDYTQPYEADPSVEAAWLTVYRDVETYWDLYELAEKLVDIEDWLQQWRFRHMKTVERIIGFKMGTGGSSGVNYLKKVLDQRFFPELWVLRTKL, from the coding sequence ATGACGGAAAACCATCTGCATGCGAAAGAAAAATGGTTTGAAGAAAAAGGAATTCATACCGATTTTCAGAACCGAATGACGTATGGTGAATACTTGTGCCTGGACAAAATCTTATCCAGCCAAAAACGGTTATCCGGTCACCATGATGAAATGCTCTTTATCATCATCCATCAAGTAAGCGAACTTTGGATGAAATTAATTTTGCATGAGATAAAAGCCGCGACTGATTCGATCCAGAAAGGTAATCTTTCTGCCGCTTTTAAAATGCTGGCCCGGGTCTCCAAAATTCAATCGCAAATCATTGAGTCTTGGGATGTTCTATCCACGCTGACACCTACCGAATATATGGAGTTTCGCGACAAATTGGGGCAAGCATCCGGATTTCAATCTTACCAATACAGGATGATCGAGTTTGCATTAGGATATAAAACCCATCATATCCTTGAAATTTACAAAAAAGACCAGGAATTATACGATCGGTTAAACGAAGCATTGCATGCACCCAGTCTATACGACGTATCGATACAAGCACTGTCAAAAGCAGGATTTGAAATTCATCCACGTGTACTGCATAGAGATTATACCCAACCTTACGAAGCGGATCCCAGTGTAGAAGCAGCCTGGCTTACAGTCTATCGGGATGTCGAAACGTACTGGGATCTCTATGAATTAGCGGAGAAATTGGTCGATATAGAAGACTGGCTGCAACAGTGGCGTTTTCGCCATATGAAAACCGTTGAGCGAATCATCGGTTTCAAGATGGGAACAGGCGGTTCATCAGGGGTGAATTATCTCAAAAAAGTTCTCGATCAACGTTTCTTCCCTGAGCTATGGGTTTTGCGTACCAAATTATGA
- a CDS encoding tubby C-terminal domain-like protein, translated as MKKYRFKIPLWKLSLRTIDLLDEDGNKVGEMQRYFKYKWHWFIDLIFDHLIFNVQARDIHGKTRIDIMELFNFKSLIRDKWRLEITDEAGRVKTSEINNKTVIKTNERIVYEGLNHKIMVMRDIGEKIVRFTDMETKQILATASYESITKFTSIDVTIFNESLTIYEVACIYLLLRVKH; from the coding sequence GTGAAGAAGTACAGATTTAAAATACCGCTATGGAAATTGAGCTTACGCACGATCGATTTGCTTGATGAAGATGGGAATAAGGTTGGTGAGATGCAGCGGTATTTCAAATATAAGTGGCATTGGTTCATCGATTTAATATTCGATCATCTAATTTTCAATGTACAAGCTAGGGATATCCATGGAAAAACGCGTATTGATATTATGGAATTATTCAACTTCAAATCTTTAATTAGGGATAAATGGAGACTGGAAATTACAGATGAAGCCGGAAGGGTAAAGACATCCGAAATCAATAACAAGACTGTAATCAAGACAAATGAGCGGATTGTATATGAAGGTCTCAATCATAAGATCATGGTCATGCGAGATATCGGAGAAAAGATCGTCCGTTTCACGGATATGGAGACAAAGCAAATCTTGGCGACTGCTTCCTATGAAAGTATTACGAAGTTTACGAGCATAGACGTAACCATTTTCAATGAATCGTTAACGATCTATGAGGTCGCATGCATTTACTTATTGTTGAGAGTTAAGCATTGA
- a CDS encoding iron-containing alcohol dehydrogenase family protein translates to MITVRSGPDSYICQPGILEQIDRLLNTYRFQKGLLITGEKSWEASKSYFPHKTNFEFWIEKYHGECSDSEINRLTNKAEEFKSHVVIGVGGGKVLDLAKSVANRSGLPAILIPTLASTCAAWTPLSVIYNDEGQYIRFDVFPKGTLLVLVEPEILLNAPLSTLRAGIGDTLAKWYEAEALTRTLTNKPMAVQMAIKSAELCKDVLLKDGFEAIQAAQRKTLNPAFLRVVESIVMIGGMVGGFGDKYGRIAGAHSVHNALTHIYETHHLLHGEKVAYGILVQLALEKKFTEINRLVDFYKLIHLPYCLKDLGIHPGDQNCIQLIAQYTLAKGESIHYMDESYNESDLIEAINELEEIIFQHAKR, encoded by the coding sequence ATGATTACAGTTAGATCGGGACCTGACAGCTATATTTGTCAACCGGGCATTTTAGAACAAATCGATCGGTTATTAAATACATACCGATTTCAAAAAGGTTTGCTAATAACCGGAGAAAAGTCCTGGGAAGCTTCTAAATCTTATTTCCCGCACAAGACCAATTTTGAATTTTGGATAGAAAAGTATCATGGCGAGTGCTCTGACAGTGAAATAAATCGGTTGACAAACAAAGCAGAAGAGTTTAAGTCACACGTCGTCATTGGCGTAGGTGGTGGCAAAGTATTGGATCTGGCAAAATCGGTGGCAAACCGGTCCGGTCTTCCGGCTATTTTGATTCCCACCCTCGCCTCCACATGTGCAGCATGGACACCGCTTAGCGTCATATATAACGATGAAGGACAGTATATCCGGTTTGATGTTTTTCCGAAAGGAACTCTGCTTGTTCTGGTAGAGCCTGAGATTTTATTGAATGCGCCTCTTTCAACATTGCGTGCAGGAATTGGCGATACACTTGCCAAGTGGTACGAGGCGGAGGCTTTAACGAGAACATTAACGAACAAACCGATGGCCGTACAAATGGCAATTAAATCCGCAGAATTATGTAAAGATGTTTTATTGAAAGACGGCTTTGAGGCTATACAGGCAGCGCAACGAAAAACGTTAAACCCTGCGTTCCTTCGAGTGGTTGAAAGCATTGTGATGATTGGCGGAATGGTAGGAGGGTTTGGTGACAAATATGGCAGAATTGCCGGCGCTCATTCTGTCCATAATGCGCTTACACATATTTATGAGACACATCACTTGTTGCACGGTGAAAAGGTGGCATACGGCATTCTGGTACAACTGGCTCTCGAAAAAAAATTTACTGAAATCAACCGATTAGTGGACTTTTATAAATTGATTCATCTTCCATACTGTCTGAAAGATTTGGGGATTCACCCTGGTGATCAAAACTGCATACAGTTGATTGCACAATATACGCTCGCAAAGGGAGAATCGATCCATTATATGGACGAGTCTTACAATGAATCTGATCTGATAGAGGCTATAAACGAACTTGAAGAGATCATATTTCAACATGCAAAAAGATAA
- a CDS encoding MetQ/NlpA family ABC transporter substrate-binding protein, with product MKKGKLFLSIAMILTSFLSGCGQQSSGESNKLSDNKLVIGVTAGPHEQIMEKVKEVAKKDGLDIEIKVFNDYVMPNIALSEKELDANSFQTKPYLEQFKKDRHLDLVDVFNTVTFPMGIYSNKIKNIKDIPNGAKLGVPNDPVNEERALQLFEKAGVIKMKQDNTGNHLTPKNIVENPKNVQFVELEASQIPRQLDELTAAAINTNFAIEHGFLPSRDAIFMEGKDSPYVNLVAVRTENKNDPVIKKLEKAYHSPEVKAFIEKQFKGSVIPSW from the coding sequence ATGAAAAAAGGGAAACTATTTCTATCTATCGCGATGATTCTTACATCTTTTTTATCAGGTTGCGGTCAACAGTCGAGCGGAGAGTCAAATAAGCTTAGTGATAACAAACTGGTGATTGGGGTGACTGCGGGACCGCATGAACAAATTATGGAAAAAGTAAAAGAAGTGGCAAAGAAAGATGGGCTGGATATAGAAATCAAAGTGTTTAATGATTATGTAATGCCCAACATCGCTCTATCGGAAAAAGAATTGGACGCAAACAGCTTCCAAACAAAGCCCTATCTCGAGCAGTTTAAGAAAGACCGACATCTCGATCTTGTTGATGTGTTTAATACCGTGACATTCCCAATGGGGATCTATTCTAACAAGATTAAGAATATCAAGGATATACCTAATGGAGCGAAACTCGGTGTTCCAAACGATCCTGTGAACGAAGAGCGAGCCCTCCAATTATTCGAAAAAGCGGGAGTCATTAAGATGAAACAGGATAACACAGGAAATCATTTGACGCCAAAGAATATTGTGGAAAATCCGAAAAATGTGCAGTTTGTGGAACTGGAAGCATCCCAAATTCCGCGTCAGTTAGATGAACTGACAGCTGCCGCGATCAACACGAACTTTGCCATCGAGCATGGTTTCTTGCCTTCTCGAGATGCCATTTTTATGGAAGGTAAAGATTCACCCTATGTGAACTTGGTGGCTGTCCGTACGGAAAACAAAAATGATCCGGTCATTAAGAAACTTGAAAAAGCTTATCATTCGCCAGAAGTCAAAGCGTTTATCGAAAAGCAATTCAAGGGATCTGTGATTCCGTCCTGGTAA
- a CDS encoding methionine ABC transporter ATP-binding protein, translated as MIQLSNVSKTFYTKKGKVDALKNVSLQVNKGEIFGVIGYSGAGKSTLIRCVNLLERPTGGRVTVNGVELTALNSGKLKEMRKKIGMIFQGFNLLKTATVYDNIAIPFRLAGVPKSEIHKRVEKYLAIVGLQDRHDSYPSQLSGGQKQRVAIARALALEPEVLLSDEATSALDPETTETILDLLLKINDVLGITILLITHEMNVVQRICDRVAVMENGEIVETGSLSQIFTAPKHETTKKFVNSLFHQPLPKSLVNELKSSGPIVTLSFTDTSSGEPALALVSKKFDVYPNILSGNVIQLKNEPYGKLIVHLQGNAEETKKAVQFLEQRGVRVEGVNVHDFKNQRIS; from the coding sequence GTGATTCAACTGTCAAATGTGTCCAAAACTTTTTATACAAAAAAAGGAAAAGTGGATGCGTTGAAAAACGTTTCTCTCCAGGTGAATAAGGGTGAAATTTTCGGAGTGATCGGATACAGTGGCGCAGGCAAAAGCACGCTGATCCGCTGTGTCAACTTACTCGAACGACCAACGGGAGGCAGGGTAACGGTTAACGGTGTGGAGTTAACCGCCCTTAACTCCGGAAAGCTGAAAGAAATGAGAAAAAAGATCGGAATGATTTTTCAGGGCTTCAACCTGTTAAAAACGGCAACTGTTTACGATAATATCGCCATCCCGTTTCGACTGGCTGGTGTTCCAAAAAGTGAGATACACAAACGTGTAGAAAAATATTTGGCAATTGTCGGTTTGCAGGATCGACATGATTCGTATCCTTCTCAACTATCCGGCGGGCAAAAACAACGGGTTGCCATAGCCCGGGCACTGGCACTCGAACCGGAAGTGCTCTTAAGTGATGAGGCTACGAGCGCACTGGATCCGGAGACGACAGAGACGATTCTCGACCTGCTTTTAAAAATTAATGATGTGTTGGGGATTACGATTCTATTAATCACCCACGAGATGAATGTGGTTCAGCGGATTTGCGATCGGGTTGCCGTCATGGAGAACGGAGAAATCGTTGAAACAGGGAGTCTGTCGCAAATATTTACAGCACCAAAGCACGAAACGACCAAGAAATTTGTAAACAGCCTGTTTCATCAACCTCTGCCTAAAAGCTTGGTGAATGAATTAAAAAGCTCTGGTCCGATCGTGACCTTATCGTTTACCGACACCTCTTCCGGTGAACCGGCTCTCGCTTTAGTGAGCAAAAAATTTGATGTATACCCGAACATTCTATCCGGCAATGTCATCCAATTAAAAAACGAACCCTACGGCAAATTGATCGTACATCTGCAAGGCAACGCAGAAGAAACAAAGAAAGCTGTCCAATTCCTGGAACAACGGGGCGTAAGGGTAGAAGGAGTGAATGTTCATGACTTTAAAAATCAACGAATTTCTTGA
- a CDS encoding methionine ABC transporter permease: MTLKINEFLDLWGNSIWEASIQTFQMAGISLSISILIGLPLGILLVLTRPGARFENRWIYQVLNVIINMIRSIPFIILLFFILPFTKFLVGTSIGIKGAIVPLVVYTAPYIARLMETALLEVDRGVLEAFEAMGISTGKIIWHVMIREARPSIVLGLTIATIGLIGATAMAGLVGAGGLGDLAYRFGFLRYEVDVMYVTVALLIILVQGLQTVGNLLAARLKKD; this comes from the coding sequence ATGACTTTAAAAATCAACGAATTTCTTGATTTATGGGGGAACTCCATTTGGGAAGCATCCATTCAAACTTTTCAAATGGCTGGAATTTCGCTTTCTATTTCTATATTGATCGGCTTGCCTCTGGGTATTCTGCTGGTATTGACTCGTCCGGGAGCCCGTTTTGAAAATCGGTGGATCTATCAAGTTTTAAATGTAATCATTAACATGATTCGATCCATCCCGTTCATTATTTTATTGTTTTTCATTTTGCCTTTTACGAAATTTCTTGTGGGTACAAGCATCGGTATTAAGGGGGCTATCGTACCGTTGGTGGTTTACACGGCGCCCTATATCGCCCGCCTGATGGAAACGGCGTTGCTCGAAGTGGATCGCGGTGTGCTTGAAGCATTTGAGGCGATGGGTATCTCTACGGGAAAGATTATCTGGCATGTCATGATCCGGGAGGCGCGTCCATCCATTGTACTCGGTTTAACCATCGCAACGATCGGGTTAATTGGGGCCACCGCTATGGCCGGGTTAGTCGGTGCGGGAGGACTGGGTGACCTGGCGTACCGGTTCGGTTTTCTCCGCTACGAAGTGGATGTCATGTATGTAACAGTGGCTCTCTTAATCATACTTGTTCAAGGGTTGCAAACGGTGGGAAACCTCTTAGCAGCACGATTGAAAAAGGATTGA
- a CDS encoding OmpA family protein — MSRRRRREEKHANHERWLITYSDLITLLMIFFVVMYASSQIDVAKFKSLSVSLSQALMSKSMIDLNGGAVGGLDTGAPRQDRGDTPQNVVTDEEMQKKAERLKQLDAEEKKLEDLKKKLQEYVEKNGLQNKVFLNQTDESVQITFRDVALFDTGEANLKAEAKKTLSDIAPFFKGITNKITIEGHTDNRPIHTEQFPSNWELSSARALTVLHYLEDQGIQPNRMSATAYGEFQPVAPNDTEENQSKNRRVNIVVHRLPIENNASAK; from the coding sequence ATGTCGAGACGGCGTAGACGTGAAGAAAAGCATGCTAACCATGAGCGATGGCTGATCACATATTCGGATTTGATTACTCTTTTGATGATTTTCTTTGTCGTAATGTATGCGAGTTCGCAAATCGATGTTGCCAAATTCAAGTCTTTGTCCGTCTCGTTAAGTCAAGCGTTGATGAGCAAGAGCATGATCGATTTAAACGGAGGCGCAGTCGGAGGGCTGGACACGGGTGCTCCCCGTCAGGACAGGGGAGATACGCCGCAGAACGTCGTGACAGATGAAGAAATGCAGAAAAAGGCGGAACGACTGAAACAATTGGATGCAGAAGAGAAGAAATTGGAAGATCTTAAAAAGAAATTGCAGGAATATGTCGAGAAGAACGGATTACAGAACAAGGTCTTTCTAAACCAAACAGATGAAAGCGTACAGATCACCTTCCGTGATGTCGCTCTCTTTGATACGGGAGAGGCGAATTTGAAAGCGGAAGCGAAGAAAACATTAAGTGATATCGCTCCCTTTTTCAAAGGGATTACAAACAAGATCACGATTGAAGGCCATACCGACAATCGTCCGATTCATACGGAACAATTTCCGTCCAACTGGGAACTTTCGTCCGCTCGTGCGTTAACCGTCCTTCACTACTTGGAGGACCAAGGAATTCAACCCAATCGGATGTCTGCAACCGCGTACGGAGAATTTCAGCCGGTCGCCCCGAATGATACGGAGGAAAATCAAAGCAAAAACCGCAGGGTGAATATCGTGGTGCACCGTTTGCCGATAGAGAATAACGCTTCTGCAAAATGA
- a CDS encoding flagellar motor protein, whose amino-acid sequence MDITTLVGLIVGVATLVLGFTLEGGQIQSLFQLTAALIVFGGTIGAVVAGLPLEQLKEVPKIIAIAFTQRKKDPLTVIEDMVQLAMIARREGILALEEKIESYDDEFFKNGIRYVVDGTEPDLVRSILETELSYLEARHAQGIAVFEAAGGFAPTMGIIGTVMGLVQVLGSLSNVGELGPKIALAFIATLYGVASANVIYLPIANKLRVRSKEEVLIRELMIEGILSIQAGENPMILEQKLKAFLSPRMREAKPEVKQADVETA is encoded by the coding sequence ATGGATATAACAACGCTAGTCGGTTTAATTGTGGGGGTTGCCACACTGGTTTTGGGTTTCACTTTGGAGGGCGGACAAATTCAATCCTTGTTTCAGTTGACGGCTGCTCTCATCGTATTCGGAGGCACGATCGGCGCGGTCGTCGCGGGTCTCCCGTTAGAGCAATTGAAAGAAGTTCCAAAGATCATTGCGATCGCGTTCACACAGAGAAAAAAGGATCCGCTTACCGTGATCGAGGATATGGTTCAGTTGGCGATGATAGCGAGACGTGAAGGGATTCTCGCGCTTGAAGAAAAAATTGAGAGTTATGATGACGAGTTTTTCAAAAACGGGATTCGGTATGTCGTGGATGGAACGGAACCCGATCTGGTGCGCAGTATTCTGGAAACGGAATTGTCATATCTTGAAGCGCGCCATGCTCAAGGGATCGCCGTGTTTGAAGCTGCCGGCGGTTTTGCACCGACGATGGGGATCATCGGGACAGTCATGGGGCTTGTCCAAGTATTAGGCAGCTTATCCAATGTGGGAGAACTTGGGCCGAAGATTGCCTTGGCTTTCATTGCCACATTATACGGCGTGGCTTCTGCGAACGTCATCTACTTGCCTATTGCCAATAAACTGCGAGTACGTTCCAAGGAAGAAGTTTTGATTCGCGAACTGATGATTGAGGGGATTCTATCGATACAAGCGGGAGAGAATCCGATGATTTTGGAGCAAAAGTTGAAAGCATTCCTCTCCCCAAGAATGCGCGAAGCCAAACCCGAGGTGAAACAGGCGGATGTCGAGACGGCGTAG
- a CDS encoding PDZ domain-containing protein: MTITAYAWELLHGYVGNVGSPLFYVALLLVFFQYRRQNRLERQMFGLRVTSPLEQTVLSFIYGVVAGAIVTVLLSLLGVVLNPRDFTYIWTVALLLSLFNVRYICFAYAGGLLSLLSLLLHTLPPLSFTMPFIDAIYHDLLALQVPHVLSLVAVLHLIEAALVRLQGGERNTPVFVIGKRGRLVGGFALQKFWVLPMAAVVLTGTSTSLHPPPWWGILPLSVLSGLEIIPIPAVLGYSGVAVAHEPRTKAKRTSRAIGLYSVCLLLLVIGSSYAQGFIWLAAVFAPLAHEMLVLWDRADERNRTPLYVHPERGLRILEVLPDSPANEMGLRSGESIVKVNGMEVNTKYDMHVAIDRNPAFVKLEVADMRGEIRLVQKPLYEGERYALGVILVPDEESDHYVRIESIPLWRAIWKKRHETSV; this comes from the coding sequence ATGACCATTACAGCGTATGCATGGGAGTTGCTGCATGGATATGTGGGAAATGTGGGTTCTCCTCTGTTCTATGTCGCACTTCTTCTCGTTTTTTTTCAATATCGCAGGCAGAATCGATTGGAACGGCAAATGTTTGGTCTGCGGGTGACTTCCCCTCTGGAGCAAACGGTTTTGTCATTCATTTATGGAGTGGTTGCCGGTGCGATCGTCACCGTCTTGTTATCATTGCTAGGCGTCGTTTTGAATCCCAGGGATTTTACATATATCTGGACAGTCGCGTTGTTGTTGTCGCTTTTCAATGTGCGGTACATATGTTTTGCTTATGCGGGGGGACTGCTTTCACTCCTCTCTTTGCTTTTGCATACGCTCCCCCCTCTATCTTTCACCATGCCGTTTATCGATGCGATCTACCATGATCTGCTCGCACTTCAGGTACCGCATGTTCTTTCACTGGTAGCTGTTTTGCATTTGATTGAAGCGGCACTCGTCCGGTTGCAGGGAGGAGAAAGAAATACCCCCGTTTTTGTCATCGGTAAACGCGGCCGCTTGGTGGGAGGATTTGCTTTGCAGAAATTTTGGGTTCTCCCTATGGCCGCTGTCGTCTTGACAGGTACATCTACGTCTTTACACCCACCCCCATGGTGGGGGATTCTGCCTTTGTCTGTGTTGTCCGGCTTGGAAATCATACCGATCCCTGCGGTGCTCGGCTACTCGGGAGTGGCTGTAGCGCACGAACCGCGGACGAAGGCGAAACGCACCTCTCGTGCGATCGGTTTATACTCTGTATGTTTGCTTCTGCTCGTGATCGGCAGTTCCTACGCGCAAGGCTTCATCTGGCTTGCTGCTGTCTTCGCCCCCCTCGCACATGAAATGCTCGTATTATGGGATCGGGCGGATGAGCGGAATCGCACGCCTCTCTATGTTCACCCGGAGCGTGGACTGCGGATCCTGGAAGTATTGCCGGATAGTCCTGCAAACGAGATGGGATTGCGTTCCGGAGAATCGATCGTGAAGGTCAACGGTATGGAAGTGAATACCAAGTATGACATGCATGTTGCTATCGACCGGAATCCTGCGTTTGTGAAGCTGGAGGTCGCCGATATGCGCGGGGAAATCCGGTTGGTCCAAAAACCTCTCTATGAAGGGGAGCGTTATGCGCTGGGTGTCATTCTGGTTCCGGATGAGGAAAGCGATCATTACGTTCGGATCGAGTCCATACCTTTATGGAGAGCGATCTGGAAGAAAAGGCATGAAACATCCGTATGA